TGACCGGGTCGACGTTCCCCTGTTCGCACGTCAGCAGGTACTCGGCCAGCCCGCGGGCGTAGGCATCGATCGTGCGGGGTGCACGTCCGAGATCCGTCCAGATCATCAGCCAGGTCGCCGCCTGCTCGTGCCTGCCGAGCACCGGCCACTTCTCCGTCAGCACAGTCGTGCCGCTCAACACATCTCCCAAGTCCGTGGTTGCACCGGAGAGACATGATCACCCCGGCAGATTCCACGTAACTTTTAAAATGATCAAGCGCCAGATGTACGGCCGGGCCGGCTTCGGCCACTTGCGGAAACGAGTCCTGCTGGCATCCTGACGGGACAGTCACGAGCTCTGCTTGAGTCGCTCCGCAGCCTGAGCAGGGGTGTCGTAGTAGCCAGGCCGTGCCAGCAGGACCGAGTTGAAGTAGTAGCCCTGTTCTTCCTCCGGCTCATCGTCGGCTGCGAACGGACGCCAGAAGCTCAGCAGCAAGTCCGGGGCGATGAATGAAGCATCGTCGTCAGGATCTTCCTCGATCGAGGTGAACTCACCGACGCGCCGGACAACCTCGCGGGCCGGAAGCGCGAACACGTCCACACCCTGGAACAAGACTCGGTCCGTCTGGGACGACGGCCTTCCCAGCTCGGTGGCTTCAAGCATGTCGCGCACGCAGTGAATGCTGATCATCAGCCCACTGGGACGGAAGATGTGCTGCCCCGGCCGATCAGACTCCGAGATCGCAGAGAGATCGCGGAGCGCGTCCAGCGTCGTATTGGCCGCGTGTCGAGTCATACCGATCCGCAACGGGCCAACACCGGTCGGTGGGGCGAGGTCGAAGTCCATACGGGCATGATCCCAAACGGATCTGTCAACGAGCCACGAAGGGCCATCCAGTCCCGACAGGTTACTGAGCGTGAGAGATCCACAGAAGTTGGACCAGAACCCGGGTTTGGGCAGCACTTCGCGATCACTGAGGCCAGATATGTAGATGAGAACTGATTGCCAGCCTCGGGGTGGGATGCTGGCCCACAGGTAGGGGCAGTTGGGGGGCTGTTTGATGAGCACGCAAGATGTGGTGACGATCACCGCCGCGGTGTTAGTCCCGGTAGTCACGGCAGTCGCCGGTGTGGTGAGCCTGCTGGTGCAGGACCGGCGGGTGCGCCGGTCGCGAGACGGCCGCCGTCGCCTGGTCTTCGAGGATGCGACTCGGCAGGTGGCCTTCGCGGCCGAATGGTGGGGGGCGAAACAACTGACCGCTGACACACCGGAGGCGTTGCGGGAACCCACCGCTGTGGCGAACGGCTGGCTGGACGAGGCGTCCGCCCGTGTGACCGCGGCTGAGCAGCCACGCACGGGTGAGGATCCGTATGTCTCGGTCAGCAGACTGCTGTTGCTCTACCGGTTCCGCCGCCGGTCCGCGAAGGCCATCCGGATCGCGTTCTACGTCGCGCTCGGCATCATCGCCACCAACGCCACCTTCATCTTGAACGACTCCGATTACCGCCGTCAGGTCGGCTGGAACGTATGGCTGCTCGCTGTCTTCGGGGCACTCGCGTTGTTCCTTCGGTTCTGGGCCGTCTCAACAGACTCCCCAGACCAGAGCTGACGCGGCCTCCACTGGGCGCCTGCACCTTGACCTCGGTCCTGTGGCCGGCGAGTTCGGCACCTGTTCGGGGAAGGCCCAGCGAGCTCATGTCGCGGTGGCGTTGCGCGGGCCGGTCTGGGCTTTGGTGCTGGCGAGCCGGTAGGAGTCGGTGCCGGTCTGGATGATGTTGCCGCCGAAGGTGAGGCGGTCGACGATGGCCGCGCAGAGCCTCGGGTCGGTGAACGTTTTTGTCCAGCCATCTGGGGCTGGCACATGTTCCTTTTCGTGGATCGCCGCTGCCACCGGCCCGTATCCATCTTCTGCTGTCCTCGTTGGTCTTCGTGGTGGTGCCCGGATTCTCCAGGTGCTGCCTTGATCGGTCAGGTGCGAGGAAGGTGTGCCGGTGGCATCCCAGTTGAGGGTGGTCCAGGGTGGTGCCGTCCTGCTGGAGCCGGTGACCGCCGATCCGTGGGAGTTTCAGGCCGACTGCGTTGAGGCGTTCGTCGCCTCGTGGCGGGCCCGCGGGTTCAGTCCAGTGACGGTCGATAACGACATCGGACTGCTGGAACGGACGCTCACCGCGCTGGGCCGGCCCGCCTGGGACGTCACTCCCGAAGACATCGACCGTGTCGTCGGTGACCTGGCCCTTGCCGGGCGGGCCGCCTCGACCCGCCGCGAGTACGTGCAGATCTTCAAGGGCTTCCACCGGTTTCTGCAGGTCCGCAAGGCCGTCGAGATCGAAGCCGGTTTCGGCGTCCGTCTGGTCTGCCCGGTCGATGAGTTCAACGCGTCCCGGCATGTCGGCGATGACTCCCCGGCCCAGCTGCCTCCGCCGACCCCAGAGCGGGTCGCGGAGTTCTTCGAATTCCTCAAGGCCCGGATTGCCACGGCCCGCAAGTACGCGCCCGCCGCCCGTGACTATGCGATGTTCCGAACGCTCTATCACGCCGGCCTGCGCTCGGAAGAGGCGTCGCTTCTGGATCGCCCGGACCTCCACTTCACGCGGGGACCGTTCGGGAAACTCCATATCCGGTTCGGCAAAGGGGCTCGCACGTCCGGGCCGCGGCCGCGTTGGGTGCCGATGCTGGACGGGCTCGACCTTGTCCTGCGCTGGTTCCTCGACGACGTCCGCGGGAAGTTCCCCGACTCACCGGTGCTGTTCGCGGACGAGTCCGGTGGCAGTCTGCACCGGGGGACGATCCGCAACCGTTTGCGCTATCTGATGGAACTCGAAGGCAGGCCGGCGACCGACCGGTTCAGTCCGCATGCCCTGCGGAGGGCCTGCGCCACCCACAACTACGAGCGCGGTGTGGACTTGGTGGCCATCCAGCAGCTTCTGGTCACTGGACGGTCAGCTCGACCATGAGATACGTCCGTCCTCCGCGACATTCATCGAGGATGCCTATCGCCGCGCGGTGACCGCCACGCTCGGCGAACTCACCGCCGAGGGGGACAGCTCCGCATGAAGATCCGATGGCGTTTGCGGATGGCCGCCGCCCAGCGCGAGGTCTGGACCGGCACCCAGCTGCAGCGGCTGCTGGCCGAACGCGCCGGGCTGCAGATGTCGTCCGCCTCGGTGTCTGCGCTGTTCAGCAAGGAACCTTCTCAGGTGAAGATGTCCACTCTGATCGCGTTGTGCACCGCGCTGGACTGCACCCCCAATGACCTGTTCGAGGTCGACACCACCCCCGTCGAACGTCCCGCAGCCCCGCTTCGGCCGGTCGCCGACCTGCCGAAGGCAGTCTCCGCGCGGGGCCGTTCGATGCCTCCGCTGTGACCTGGAGAGGGCGGCATCGTGGGCGTCAAACAGAGCGACTGCACCGGTTGCGGAGCCCCGGTCGGCTTCATCGACCGGCACTACTGCTGCCGCTGCACTGCCCAACAGAAAGAGGCCGCGACCCGGGCCGCTTGTCCCCGGTGCAGCCAGCAGCGTGTCCTCCGGGCGGACACCGGCCGGTGCATCACCTGCTCTCGCGTATGCACCGGATGCGGCAACCCGGTGCGGAGTAAATCCTCGGCTCTCTGCCGCACTTGCATGCGGGAGTCCGAACGCGACGCCGCCAAGGATCCATGCCCTCGCTGCAGCCGGCCCGGATATCTGCGCGAGGACACCGGCTGGTGCGGGCACTGCTCGCGTCCCCGGCAGGCCAAACAGCCGCCCCGGGCCTGCGAGCAATGCGGCAGAGTACGGAAGCATGCAGGGCTGGGACTGTGCTCGGCCTGCTGGCAGCGTCACCCCGACCGCCCCTTCGTCCGGGCCGAGCACCTCATCGCCGAACTCGACAATCCCCCCGCCTGGCTGCAGGACTTCACCACAGATCTCGCTGCCAAGTATTCCGTCGGCCGGGCCTGCACGATGATCACTTCGCTCGGGTGGCTCCTTCGGGATGACCAGCCCAACCTCCCCCAGTCTGTACTCGAACGATCCGCCGCCCGGGCCGTTCGATGGGTTCCTCGCCCGTGCCTTGAGACCTTCTTCACCAGTCACGGTCTGGCCATGGCCACCGACCAGGCCGAACGGCTCGCGGCCGGCCGCCGACAACGCCGCGTCCTCGCGGTCCCAGGCCTCCTGCGACCTTCGGTGGAGGCCTTCTCCGACTTCATGATCCGCTCACGCGAGCGATCCCGGCGTGCCGGAACGCTGCCCCGCACCGATGCCACCATCGAAGCCGCACTCGCCATCGTGCGTGACCTCGCCCTGTTCCTCGCCGGCGAGCGCGGAAAGCAGGACTGGGCACTGACCGACGTGCACGATCTCGAAGCTTTCCTGGCCAGGTCGCCCAAGGCCCGAAAGCGTCGGCTGGTGGTGCTCGGACAGTTCTTCCGCTTCGCGCGGTCCCGGAAGATCGTCCTCGTCGATCCTGCCCGCGGTCTGACTGCCCGAGGACCGAGCGGCTTCACGGGTGCGACGCTGACACCTGACCAGCAACGTGTGCTGTTCCGCCGCTGGACAACGGATCCGGCCGTCCACCCGCACGAAGCCCTGCTGGGCATGCTCGCCTTGTTGCACGGTGCCTCAAGCCGCGAGGTCAAGATGCTGCAGGCCGTTGACCTCGACTTTCGTGCCCGGACCGCCCGGCTCGGAGACCGCCCGCATCCGGTTCCTTTGGATCCGCCGTCTTGGGCGGCAGTGGAAGGCTGCCTGGGCCACCGCGAAGACCAGAAGACTGACAACCCGCATGTGATGGTCACCCGCCAGACGAAGTCGGGCCGGGGACCGGCGTCCACCGCCTATGTCAGTCACGTCCTCGACGCCTGCGGGTTCCCACCCCGTATGATCCGCTGCACTCGACTGCTCGACCTGGTCAACACCATGGACCCCAAGCTCGTTGCCGCCACGTTCGGCATGGACCCCGAGGCCACCATGATCTATCTCGCTGACCACATCGACCCCGGCCGCCTGCCTGACCTGCAATCACGGTGACGACAGGCACCTCCTTGACCTGGTGTTCCTGGGATGAGCTCTCGAGACGCTGTCCCCGACGAACCAGCAGAATTGACCGTCCGCTGCCAGGACGACCGGCCGTCTCTGTGAAGTTCTGTGACCTCTTCGATGAGGACGAAGAATGCGTGCACTACGCCATCGAGGCTTGGGCGGCCAGTCTGAACGCTCGGCTGGACGGCGTGGCAGCCTGGAACTGGGGCGCAGACCTGGCTCCTTTCCTGGAGGACCTCTGAGGGCTTCCAGGGCTGGGAGGGAGAGCGTGTCTGGCAGACCAACGACCGTGATCTCACTGTCAGAGCGGTCTTCCGCTCGGGCGGCCATGTTGGGCTGACCTGGACCCTCCGTCCGTGGCAAATATTCGTTGGCAGCTGGTAGGTATCCGTCACCACCTGGCTGGAATCCGGCGAGCAGATGTCCACTCTCGCAGCCGATGTCCGGCACTTCCTCGGCCAGGAGGCCGGTCATCGTGGGTGACATGCAGCTCGTTTGGACTCTCAGCGGGCGGGATGGGCCGACTGCACCATCGCCGATCATCAGGCGGAAGCCGAGGTCACAGCCTCATACATCTCCACAGCCCCCGAGGACCTACTGACCACCGCGGTATCGCCGAGCTCGTCCACCCACTCCGCTCGTCGACGACCCGGCGGTCGGGTCGTGGCGATGTCAGATCGTGTCGACGATGAAGACGTCGAGACTGCGTGACGATGTCGATCAGGTTCGCGAACGACCTGGTGCTCACCGTGCTGGACGAGGAATAGACCATGCCGACCGGAGTCTGGACGAGATCGAAAGTCGTCACGATCGCGCCGGAGTCTCCCGGCTTGCTGAAGGGAAGAGGACCGAAGGTTCCGGTCCCCTCGATCGCAAGGGAGCCTGAGAAATAGGCGTTCTGTCCTCCGTAGCCGACCCAGTGAGAGGCACCGACCTCCTTGACGGTTCCCGCTGTCACCTCGGTCGTCCGGCCACTCTTGAAGACGAGCATCCCTATGGTGGCCGCCCCTGTCGTGGTGCTGATGGGCACCTCTACCGGCCCCAGGACTCCGTTGATCAGGATGTTGGGGTTGACTTGCGCCGGATCCGCCCATGCTGTCGCGCAGTCGACGCTGTTGATGACGCCGCCGAACTCTATTTTGGTGAAACGCTCGAGCACCGCGATGAGATGTTGCGGACAGACCCCCGCGTCGGCGCGGCCGGGCTGGGCGATGCAATTCCCCAGCTGTCCGGCATTGGCGTCCGCGATGACGTGGTTACAGCTGATGAGGAGCGTTCTCTGGTCGCGCGGGAACGATCGGCCCGTGGATAGGCATCCCAGCGTGCCGCTGCTCGCCGGGCTGACGGGGCTGCTGATCGATATGCCACCCGGTGCCGGCCTGCTGTGGAAGGTGAACCCCTGCGCCTCTATCTCGCCGGTGACCACCGGAATGATCGGAACCCTTGACGATGCGGCGACGCGCACGTCCATCTGCTCGACGATCAACGCCTCCACGTCGTCGGCGTTTCTCGGCTGGGCCAGATAGACGTTCAAGGTGGGTTGCCCCGGCTCGATGGCGCTGCTGCGGGGCCCATATTCGGATGGTGTGGCCCTGCCGATGCCGACGCCCTGCACGTTGGTCAGTTCGGTCAGATCGTCCACGGATCGGAGTCCGCTGCGCTGCTCCCCCTGACCGCTGAGGATCCCTTCGATCGCGGCTCGCGCGTCGACCAGCTCCGTGGGGAACTGGTCGGGGTCGAATCCGATGTGATCGGACGTCACCTCGGGTTGTCTGATCTCCACGTTCTCGCCGG
The Streptomyces lunaelactis genome window above contains:
- a CDS encoding helix-turn-helix domain-containing protein; translated protein: MKIRWRLRMAAAQREVWTGTQLQRLLAERAGLQMSSASVSALFSKEPSQVKMSTLIALCTALDCTPNDLFEVDTTPVERPAAPLRPVADLPKAVSARGRSMPPL
- a CDS encoding tyrosine-type recombinase/integrase yields the protein MASQLRVVQGGAVLLEPVTADPWEFQADCVEAFVASWRARGFSPVTVDNDIGLLERTLTALGRPAWDVTPEDIDRVVGDLALAGRAASTRREYVQIFKGFHRFLQVRKAVEIEAGFGVRLVCPVDEFNASRHVGDDSPAQLPPPTPERVAEFFEFLKARIATARKYAPAARDYAMFRTLYHAGLRSEEASLLDRPDLHFTRGPFGKLHIRFGKGARTSGPRPRWVPMLDGLDLVLRWFLDDVRGKFPDSPVLFADESGGSLHRGTIRNRLRYLMELEGRPATDRFSPHALRRACATHNYERGVDLVAIQQLLVTGRSARP